A stretch of the Chitiniphilus purpureus genome encodes the following:
- a CDS encoding RlmE family RNA methyltransferase: MARSKSSNAWLHEHVNDHYVHLAQKEGYRARAAYKLLEINEKDRLIRPGMWVADLGAAPGSWSQVAARLVGPQGRVFALDVLEMPPIPDVLFIQGDFREDEVLGRYTALLEGRSVDLVICDMAPNISGNAVTDQARSMLLCELALEFAQTHLKPGGDFLVKVFQGYGYNEYMAAMRATFAQVATRKPKASRDRSSEMYLLGKQKRG; encoded by the coding sequence ATGGCGCGCAGTAAATCGAGCAACGCATGGTTGCATGAGCATGTGAACGATCACTATGTGCATCTGGCGCAAAAGGAGGGCTACCGTGCCCGCGCCGCGTACAAGCTCCTGGAGATCAACGAGAAGGACAGGTTGATCCGGCCAGGCATGTGGGTGGCCGATCTGGGGGCGGCGCCAGGCAGCTGGTCGCAGGTGGCGGCCCGCCTGGTCGGGCCACAAGGGCGGGTGTTCGCGCTCGATGTGCTTGAAATGCCGCCGATCCCGGATGTGCTGTTCATCCAGGGGGACTTTCGCGAAGACGAGGTGCTTGGCCGCTATACCGCGCTGCTGGAAGGCCGTTCGGTGGACCTTGTGATTTGCGACATGGCGCCCAATATCAGTGGCAATGCCGTGACCGACCAGGCGCGCAGCATGCTGCTGTGTGAGCTTGCCCTTGAGTTTGCCCAGACACATCTGAAACCCGGCGGCGATTTTCTGGTCAAGGTGTTTCAGGGTTATGGCTACAACGAATACATGGCGGCGATGCGCGCCACCTTTGCCCAGGTCGCCACCCGCAAGCCCAAGGCCTCCCGTGACCGCAGCTCAGAAATGTATCTGCTTGGAAAGCAGAAAAGAGGCTGA
- a CDS encoding YhbY family RNA-binding protein gives MKIELSPAERQYLRGLAHGLNPVVMIGNNGLTDAVIREIAVNLDAHELIKIRVLGDDRALREEYLGRICDELDAAPVQQLGKLLIVYRPSSTDKPRIVLPKGKHKPA, from the coding sequence ATGAAAATCGAACTGTCGCCAGCCGAGCGGCAATACCTGCGCGGCCTTGCCCACGGACTCAATCCGGTGGTCATGATAGGGAACAACGGGCTTACCGACGCGGTGATCCGCGAGATCGCGGTCAACCTGGACGCCCATGAACTGATCAAGATCCGGGTATTGGGCGATGATCGTGCACTGCGGGAGGAATACCTCGGCCGGATCTGCGATGAGCTCGATGCCGCACCGGTCCAGCAGTTGGGCAAGCTGCTGATCGTCTATCGTCCGTCCAGCACCGACAAGCCCCGGATCGTGTTGCCCAAGGGCAAGCACAAACCCGCTTGA
- a CDS encoding DUF4149 domain-containing protein — protein sequence MANGLKSLLTVLWIGGLWIVGVLVAPILFKSLDARLAGNVAGQIFRGIGWLGIVAGAYLLVYWLWAEGLRAFKEAKLWLVIGMLVCTLINQFAVFPIIAGIKPGLSQAATGVFGGGLEQWHTISSLIYLVQALFGAFYVWRDAR from the coding sequence ATGGCTAACGGCTTGAAATCGTTGCTCACCGTCCTGTGGATCGGCGGTTTATGGATCGTCGGCGTGCTGGTGGCGCCTATCCTGTTCAAATCGCTCGATGCGCGCCTTGCCGGCAACGTGGCCGGTCAGATCTTCCGGGGCATCGGCTGGCTCGGCATCGTCGCCGGCGCCTACCTGCTGGTCTACTGGCTGTGGGCCGAGGGCCTGCGCGCGTTCAAGGAGGCCAAGCTGTGGCTGGTGATCGGCATGCTGGTCTGCACGCTGATCAATCAGTTCGCGGTGTTTCCGATCATCGCCGGCATCAAGCCGGGCCTGTCGCAGGCCGCCACTGGCGTATTCGGGGGCGGGCTGGAGCAATGGCACACCATCTCATCGCTGATCTATCTGGTGCAGGCGCTCTTCGGTGCGTTCTACGTCTGGCGGGATGCGCGCTGA